One region of Cryptosporangium phraense genomic DNA includes:
- the ssd gene encoding septum site-determining protein Ssd, producing MPSPEARPLVCVRDPELADHLLRLAAAAGTDVEVPVDPAAARPLWTGSGLVVVGVDVADEYAAARLPYRIGVVLVADERVLGPDDPVVWRLAADLGAEHVAFLPTAEAWLIDRYTDAVSDRSVDGRVVAVIGGRGGAGASVLATALAVTAASDGARTMLVDADPLGGGLDLLLGRERVAGLRWPDLAATSGRVSPPSLHEALPKVGELRVLSWDRGDVLTIPPEAAGAALEAGKRGSDLLVVDLPRRLDDAAVLALQAADLTLLVVPAEVRACAAASRVARAVRPHCGRLACVVRGPAPAGLRSEELAAALELPLAGVLRAEPKLATALERGDVPAGNGRGPLAGFCRRLLADLDDLVGPS from the coding sequence ATGCCGTCGCCCGAGGCACGCCCGTTGGTCTGCGTCCGCGATCCTGAGCTTGCGGATCACCTGTTGCGTTTGGCCGCCGCTGCGGGCACCGACGTGGAGGTGCCCGTCGATCCGGCCGCGGCCCGGCCACTGTGGACCGGTTCGGGTCTCGTCGTCGTCGGCGTGGACGTCGCGGACGAGTACGCCGCGGCCCGGTTGCCGTACCGGATCGGGGTGGTTCTGGTCGCCGACGAGCGGGTGCTCGGGCCCGACGATCCGGTCGTCTGGCGGCTCGCGGCGGACCTCGGCGCCGAGCACGTGGCGTTCCTCCCGACGGCCGAAGCGTGGCTGATCGATCGGTATACCGATGCGGTGAGTGACCGTTCGGTCGACGGGCGGGTCGTCGCGGTGATCGGCGGCCGCGGTGGGGCCGGAGCCAGCGTGCTCGCGACCGCCCTCGCGGTGACGGCCGCTTCCGACGGCGCGCGGACGATGCTCGTCGACGCCGACCCGCTGGGCGGCGGGCTGGATCTGCTGCTGGGCCGGGAGCGGGTGGCCGGTCTGCGCTGGCCCGACCTGGCCGCGACGTCGGGGCGGGTCAGCCCGCCGTCGCTGCACGAGGCGTTGCCCAAGGTCGGCGAGCTGCGGGTGCTGTCGTGGGACCGCGGTGACGTCCTGACGATTCCGCCGGAGGCCGCCGGTGCGGCGCTGGAGGCCGGTAAGCGGGGCTCGGACCTGCTCGTGGTCGACCTTCCGCGTCGGCTCGACGACGCGGCGGTCCTGGCGCTGCAGGCCGCTGATCTGACGTTGCTGGTCGTCCCGGCCGAGGTGCGGGCGTGCGCGGCGGCGTCGCGGGTGGCGCGGGCGGTGCGTCCGCACTGCGGGCGGTTGGCGTGCGTGGTGCGGGGGCCGGCGCCGGCCGGCTTGCGTTCCGAGGAGCTGGCCGCGGCCCTGGAGTTGCCACTGGCCGGAGTGCTGCGGGCCGAGCCGAAGCTGGCGACCGCGCTGGAGCGGGGCGATGTGCCGGCCGGCAACGGGCGCGGCCCGCTGGCCGGTTTCTGTCGCCGGTTGCTGGCCGACCTGGACGATCTGGTGGGGCCGTCGTGA
- a CDS encoding TadA family conjugal transfer-associated ATPase — MSAEVATGGLAERVRRRLISEGSLPTRAAVTTAVRAEYGSPIGDRTLLSLGADLHAELVGAGPLTALLAEPDVTDVLVNGPGEVWVDRGAGLQRVHCDLGDDASIRRLAQRLAASCGRRLDDASPFVDARLPDGTRFHAALPPVAVGTVHLSLRTFRPRGFSLDELVAAGTLTPAAAAIARAVVDAHLAFLVSGGTGSGKTTLLAALLGEIAPDERLIVVEDATELRPAHPHVVSLEARPANAEGAGLIPLRTLVREALRMRADRIVVGECRGGEVVELLAALNTGHRGGAGTLHANTLDDVPARIEALGLMGGLGRDAVHAQLASAVQVAFHIVRYPSQAGGRLVTEIGVLAAGRDGRVRAWPAWRRDGGPTPGLDQLRALLESRGGAW; from the coding sequence GTGAGCGCGGAGGTCGCCACCGGAGGGTTGGCCGAGCGGGTCCGGCGTCGGTTGATCTCGGAAGGGAGCCTGCCGACGCGAGCGGCGGTGACGACCGCGGTGCGCGCCGAGTACGGCTCGCCGATCGGCGACCGGACGCTGCTCTCGCTCGGAGCCGACCTGCACGCCGAACTGGTCGGCGCCGGTCCGCTCACCGCGCTGCTGGCCGAGCCCGACGTCACCGACGTGCTCGTCAACGGCCCGGGCGAGGTCTGGGTCGATCGCGGCGCCGGGCTCCAGCGCGTCCACTGCGACCTCGGTGACGACGCGAGCATCCGCCGGCTCGCCCAGCGACTGGCCGCGTCGTGCGGACGCCGGCTCGACGACGCGTCGCCGTTCGTCGACGCCCGGCTCCCCGACGGAACGCGGTTTCACGCCGCGCTGCCGCCCGTCGCCGTCGGTACCGTGCACCTCTCGCTGCGGACGTTCCGCCCGCGCGGGTTCAGCCTCGACGAGCTGGTCGCGGCGGGCACGCTCACGCCGGCCGCGGCCGCGATCGCCAGGGCCGTGGTCGACGCCCACCTGGCGTTCCTGGTCAGCGGCGGAACCGGCAGCGGCAAGACCACGCTGCTGGCCGCGCTGCTCGGTGAGATCGCGCCGGACGAGCGGCTGATCGTCGTCGAGGACGCGACCGAGCTCCGGCCGGCTCACCCGCACGTGGTCTCGCTGGAGGCCCGGCCCGCGAACGCCGAGGGCGCCGGCCTGATCCCGCTGCGGACGCTCGTCCGGGAGGCCTTACGCATGCGCGCCGACCGCATCGTCGTGGGCGAGTGCCGAGGTGGCGAGGTGGTGGAGCTGCTGGCCGCGCTGAACACCGGCCACCGCGGCGGGGCGGGCACGCTGCACGCGAACACGCTGGACGACGTCCCGGCCCGGATCGAGGCGCTCGGCCTGATGGGGGGTCTGGGCCGTGATGCGGTGCATGCCCAGCTGGCGAGCGCGGTGCAGGTGGCGTTCCACATCGTTCGGTATCCGTCGCAGGCCGGTGGGCGGTTGGTGACCGAGATCGGCGTCCTGGCGGCGGGACGGGACGGCCGGGTTCGGGCGTGGCCGGCCTGGCGGAGGGACGGCGGTCCGACGCCGGGCCTGGACCAGCTGCGGGCGCTGCTGGAGTCGCGGGGTGGGGCGTGGTGA
- a CDS encoding type II secretion system F family protein, with translation MMQAGAPIGVGIVVALFVGGWVGLVLGAIAGVGGWYVVRRLPAVGDGQAAAAELPYAIDLLAAVLKSGAPLDRAVSLVGSAVGGPLGERLEEVGRSLRLGVHGEAGWSALADVAGAAGFIPAAVRAAESGAALAAACVRCAADLREQREARVDAAAQRAGVLVVLPLGLCFLPAFVLVGVVPILLGVLDDVLG, from the coding sequence ATGATGCAGGCCGGGGCGCCGATCGGCGTCGGGATCGTGGTGGCGCTCTTCGTCGGCGGGTGGGTCGGGCTGGTGCTCGGCGCGATCGCCGGCGTCGGCGGGTGGTACGTCGTCCGGAGGCTGCCGGCAGTCGGCGACGGACAGGCGGCCGCCGCCGAGCTGCCGTACGCCATCGACCTGCTGGCCGCCGTCCTGAAGTCCGGTGCACCACTCGACCGAGCGGTGTCGCTGGTCGGTTCCGCGGTCGGAGGCCCGTTGGGAGAGCGGCTCGAGGAGGTCGGACGGTCGCTACGGCTCGGCGTGCACGGAGAAGCCGGATGGTCCGCGCTAGCCGACGTCGCCGGTGCGGCCGGGTTCATCCCCGCCGCGGTCCGGGCCGCCGAGAGCGGCGCGGCGCTGGCCGCGGCCTGCGTCCGGTGCGCGGCCGACCTCCGCGAGCAGCGCGAAGCCCGAGTCGACGCAGCGGCCCAACGCGCGGGCGTCCTGGTCGTGCTCCCGCTAGGACTCTGCTTCCTACCAGCGTTCGTGCTGGTCGGAGTGGTGCCGATTCTGCTCGGGGTGCTCGATGACGTCCTGGGGTGA
- a CDS encoding DUF4244 domain-containing protein: MIRRLRLLGEAGMTTAEYAVGTVAAVAFAGILLKVVTSPAVQTALTAIITKALRS, translated from the coding sequence ATGATTCGGAGGCTTCGGTTGCTCGGCGAGGCCGGGATGACCACGGCGGAGTACGCGGTAGGCACGGTAGCCGCCGTGGCGTTCGCCGGGATTCTGCTGAAGGTGGTGACGTCCCCGGCGGTGCAGACCGCGCTGACCGCGATCATCACCAAGGCGCTGAGGAGCTAG
- a CDS encoding TadE family type IV pilus minor pilin has protein sequence MVVHGLVTGRCAATDQPPHGLCPDADRLPREWYPDADRPPREWYPNADRPPRGCCPGADRPLHGVRGALAPRGARGAALNWSSRRKAAAVVGTVLARLRAIGWRVRRLGAVASGVVRGPGAAVGGAVGSVTAELAAAIPVVVLLLTAGLTALGATTTQLRCVDAARETARAAARGDADPVSVGRRLAPAGASIRVEATEDLVTVTVSAPAVGPLWPGRIDATAVVEPEPPVGG, from the coding sequence ATGGTCGTCCACGGGCTAGTGACCGGGCGGTGCGCGGCCACCGACCAGCCACCGCACGGGTTGTGCCCGGACGCCGACCGGCTGCCGCGCGAGTGGTACCCGGACGCCGACCGACCGCCGCGCGAGTGGTACCCGAACGCCGACCGGCCGCCGCGGGGGTGCTGCCCGGGTGCCGACCGGCCCCTGCACGGGGTGCGCGGGGCGCTCGCCCCGCGCGGGGCGCGCGGGGCGGCCCTCAATTGGTCGTCTCGCAGGAAGGCCGCGGCCGTGGTCGGGACGGTGCTTGCTCGACTCCGGGCGATTGGCTGGAGGGTGCGCCGCTTGGGTGCGGTCGCCAGCGGGGTGGTGCGCGGGCCGGGCGCGGCCGTGGGTGGGGCGGTCGGGTCGGTTACCGCGGAGTTGGCGGCCGCGATTCCGGTCGTGGTGTTGCTGTTGACGGCGGGGCTCACCGCGTTGGGTGCGACTACCACTCAGCTGCGGTGCGTGGACGCGGCTCGGGAGACCGCACGTGCGGCGGCTCGTGGGGATGCGGATCCCGTCTCGGTCGGGCGGCGACTGGCTCCCGCGGGCGCTTCGATTCGGGTTGAGGCTACGGAGGACCTGGTCACAGTGACCGTGTCCGCGCCCGCTGTCGGGCCTCTGTGGCCGGGTCGCATCGACGCGACTGCGGTTGTCGAGCCAGAGCCTCCGGTCGGCGGATGA
- a CDS encoding Rv3654c family TadE-like protein: MIPPLKADAFDGRAARFRAACGGIFRVRRGGGSASVVALAVGLALLSVGLGLQGVGAAVTARHRAALAADLAALSGALHVPEGATAACARAGEVARLNRAQLSRCEVIGRDIVLTAEVVPPGPAARAGNAQARARAGPI; encoded by the coding sequence ATGATCCCGCCACTGAAGGCCGACGCCTTCGACGGTCGGGCTGCGCGCTTCCGGGCTGCGTGCGGCGGGATTTTTCGGGTTCGGCGGGGTGGAGGTAGTGCTTCGGTGGTGGCTCTGGCGGTTGGGCTGGCGTTGTTGAGCGTTGGGCTCGGGCTTCAGGGGGTTGGTGCGGCTGTAACTGCGCGGCATCGTGCGGCTTTGGCGGCCGATCTGGCCGCGCTGTCTGGTGCGCTTCATGTCCCCGAGGGCGCGACCGCTGCTTGTGCGCGTGCCGGTGAGGTTGCTCGACTCAATAGGGCTCAGCTCAGTCGCTGTGAGGTGATTGGTCGCGACATCGTTCTGACGGCTGAGGTCGTGCCTCCCGGCCCAGCTGCCCGCGCAGGCAACGCCCAGGCCCGAGCCCGAGCCGGCCCCATCTAG
- a CDS encoding metallopeptidase TldD-related protein, producing the protein MTSQNLVEQALSLSKSDGCIVIAGESTSANLRWATNTLTTNGVMRSRSITVISTVGTGTGVASGAVSRTAVSSDELEALVRASEETARSNGAADDAQPLVAGGAASDWDAAPSETSIEVFSSVAPALGDAFDAARSAGRLLYGFVEHEVDTYYLGSSTGLRLRHVQPQGHIGITGKVADDLSRSAWVGQATRDFSDVSVESLDASLAQRLEWSARKVSLEPGRYDTVLPPTAVADLMIYAYWNMGARSAFEGRTVFSRPGAGTRVGERLTPHPVTLRSDASFPGLESAPFVLAQASSGTSSVFDNGLALEPTDWIRDGELRALMQTRHSAGITGLPVTPMIGNLVMEVGGASGGLDALVGGVERGLLLTCLWYIREVDPQTLLLTGLTRDGVYLVEGGEVVGAVNNFRFNESPVDLLSRFSGASETGAAFSREWGDYFHRTAMPALRVPDFNMSSVSPAS; encoded by the coding sequence ATGACCTCGCAGAATCTGGTTGAGCAGGCGCTTTCGCTCTCGAAGAGCGACGGGTGCATCGTCATCGCCGGGGAGTCGACGAGTGCGAACCTGCGCTGGGCCACGAACACGCTGACCACGAACGGCGTCATGCGGTCGCGGTCGATCACCGTGATCTCGACGGTCGGCACCGGTACCGGCGTGGCCAGCGGCGCGGTGTCGCGGACCGCGGTGTCGTCGGACGAGCTGGAAGCGCTGGTCCGGGCCTCGGAAGAGACCGCCCGGAGCAACGGCGCCGCGGACGACGCCCAGCCGTTGGTTGCGGGCGGCGCTGCGTCCGACTGGGATGCGGCGCCGTCGGAGACGTCGATCGAGGTCTTCTCGTCGGTGGCGCCGGCGTTGGGGGACGCGTTCGACGCGGCGCGCAGCGCCGGACGGCTGCTGTACGGGTTCGTCGAGCACGAGGTCGACACCTATTACCTGGGATCCTCCACCGGGCTGCGGTTGCGGCACGTGCAGCCTCAGGGGCACATCGGGATCACGGGCAAGGTCGCGGACGACCTGAGCCGGTCGGCCTGGGTCGGGCAGGCGACCCGGGACTTCTCCGACGTGTCGGTCGAGTCCCTGGATGCCTCGCTGGCCCAGCGGCTCGAGTGGTCGGCGCGGAAGGTGTCGCTGGAGCCGGGCCGGTACGACACGGTGCTGCCGCCCACCGCGGTGGCGGACCTGATGATCTACGCGTACTGGAACATGGGCGCGCGGTCGGCGTTCGAGGGCCGGACCGTGTTCTCCCGCCCGGGCGCGGGCACGCGGGTCGGTGAGCGGTTGACGCCCCACCCGGTGACGCTGCGGTCCGACGCGTCTTTTCCTGGCTTGGAGTCGGCCCCGTTCGTGCTGGCGCAGGCGTCGTCCGGGACGTCGAGCGTTTTCGACAACGGGCTGGCGCTGGAGCCGACGGACTGGATCCGCGACGGCGAGCTGCGCGCGCTGATGCAGACGCGCCATTCCGCGGGGATCACCGGGCTGCCGGTCACGCCGATGATCGGGAACCTGGTCATGGAGGTCGGTGGGGCGTCGGGTGGGCTCGATGCGCTGGTGGGTGGGGTGGAGCGCGGGTTGTTGCTGACGTGCCTCTGGTACATCCGGGAGGTTGATCCGCAGACGCTGCTGTTGACGGGGTTGACCAGGGATGGGGTCTATCTCGTGGAGGGTGGCGAAGTGGTGGGGGCGGTGAATAATTTCCGGTTCAATGAGTCGCCGGTGGATCTGTTGTCGAGGTTCAGTGGGGCTTCGGAGACGGGGGCGGCGTTTTCGCGGGAGTGGGGGGATTACTTTCATCGGACGGCGATGCCGGCTTTGCGGGTTCCGGATTTCAACATGAGCAGCGTTTCGCCGGCGTCGTAG
- a CDS encoding TldD/PmbA family protein produces MPHEIDERFLALPRAALADAALQKARDLGVSHADFRLERIRSQGLSLRDGRLEGSHDGEDVGFAVRVVHDGAWGFASGVDLTVEAVVAAAETAVQVAKVSARMNTERVELADEPVYRDARWVSSYETNPFDVPEQEKVALLAEYSQRLLGASGVSHVTAGLSQVLEGKYYADTAGSSITQQRVRLAPSISALSVDASSGRFDTMGSLAPPAGRGWEYLTGTGWDWDSELSSLPSLLAEKMAAPSVEPGRYDLVIDPTNLWLTIHESVGHATELDRALGYEANYAGTSFATPDKLGVLKYGSDVMNITGDRTVEHGLSTVGWDDEGVAGQSWDIVRKGTLVGYQLDRRMASLLGSSLGVSRSNGCAYADSPGHVPIQRMANVSLAPSSAEVSTADLIAGVSRGIYVVGDKSWSIDMQRYNFQFTGERFFEIRDGRLAGQLRDVAYQSNTLDFWGSMEAVGGPSTWRLGGAFNCGKAQPGQVAPVSHGCPSALFRDISVLNTVQEGGR; encoded by the coding sequence GTGCCGCACGAGATCGATGAGCGATTCCTGGCCCTCCCCCGCGCGGCTCTGGCCGACGCGGCGCTGCAGAAGGCCCGTGACCTCGGCGTCAGCCACGCCGACTTCCGCCTCGAGCGCATCCGCTCGCAGGGCCTGTCGCTCCGCGACGGCCGCCTGGAGGGTAGCCACGACGGCGAGGACGTCGGGTTCGCCGTCCGGGTCGTCCACGACGGCGCCTGGGGATTCGCGTCCGGCGTCGACCTGACCGTCGAGGCCGTGGTCGCCGCGGCCGAGACCGCGGTGCAGGTGGCGAAGGTCAGCGCCCGGATGAACACCGAACGCGTCGAACTCGCCGACGAGCCGGTCTACCGCGACGCCCGGTGGGTCTCCTCCTACGAGACCAACCCTTTCGACGTCCCGGAGCAGGAGAAAGTCGCGCTGCTGGCGGAGTACTCGCAGCGGTTGCTGGGGGCTTCCGGCGTCTCCCACGTCACGGCCGGGCTCTCCCAGGTGCTCGAGGGCAAGTACTACGCCGACACGGCCGGGAGTTCGATCACCCAGCAGCGGGTCCGGCTGGCGCCGTCGATCTCGGCGCTGTCGGTGGACGCGTCCAGCGGCCGGTTCGACACGATGGGGTCGCTGGCCCCGCCGGCCGGGCGGGGGTGGGAGTACCTGACCGGCACCGGGTGGGACTGGGACTCCGAACTGTCGTCGCTGCCGTCGCTGCTGGCCGAGAAGATGGCGGCGCCGAGCGTCGAGCCGGGGCGCTACGACCTGGTGATCGACCCGACGAACCTGTGGCTGACGATCCACGAGTCGGTCGGGCACGCCACCGAGCTCGACCGGGCACTGGGCTACGAGGCCAACTATGCGGGCACGTCGTTCGCGACGCCGGACAAGCTCGGCGTTCTGAAGTACGGCTCGGACGTCATGAACATCACCGGCGACCGGACCGTCGAGCACGGGCTGTCGACGGTCGGCTGGGACGACGAGGGCGTGGCCGGGCAGTCGTGGGACATCGTGCGGAAGGGCACGCTGGTCGGGTATCAGCTCGACCGGCGGATGGCTAGTCTGCTGGGCTCGTCGCTGGGCGTCTCCCGCTCGAACGGGTGCGCGTATGCGGACTCGCCGGGGCACGTACCGATCCAGCGGATGGCGAACGTTTCTCTGGCGCCTTCTTCGGCTGAGGTTTCGACGGCGGACCTGATCGCGGGTGTCTCCCGTGGGATCTATGTGGTCGGCGACAAGTCGTGGTCGATCGACATGCAGCGCTACAACTTCCAGTTCACCGGCGAGCGGTTCTTCGAGATCCGCGACGGCCGGCTGGCCGGACAGCTGCGCGACGTCGCCTACCAGAGCAACACGCTGGATTTCTGGGGCTCGATGGAGGCGGTCGGCGGGCCGTCGACCTGGCGGCTGGGCGGGGCCTTCAACTGCGGCAAGGCGCAGCCGGGACAGGTCGCGCCGGTGTCGCACGGCTGCCCGAGCGCGCTGTTCCGGGACATCTCTGTTTTGAACACCGTGCAGGAGGGCGGCCGATGA
- a CDS encoding DEAD/DEAH box helicase has protein sequence MLAVSLHPTLTAGPEEWLNRVRAGRSDDPVTHVERIPARPGVLVDWPSWTPPALRDAFAARGVTRPWAHQVAAAEAAHSGRSVVVATGTASGKSLAYQLPTLTALLSDPRAIALYLSPTKALAADQLRGLLDLADGVRPALYDGDTPDTERDWVRAHSRLVLTNPDMLHRGILPRHDAWASFFRRLRFVVVDECHAYRGVFGSHVAHVLRRLRRICARYRSTPVFVLASATVASPSSSGAALIGGPVQAVTEDGSPRGATTFALWEPPVSPFVGPRGAPARRTATAEAADLLADLVSVGARTLAFVRSRRGAEAVALGAKRALAEAVPELVDQVDAYRAGYLADDRRELEAALRSGTLRGLASTNALELGVDVTGLDAVVLTGYPGRLASLWQQAGRAGRGSRDALAVLVARDDPLDSYLVHHPSAVFGRPVEATVLDPSNPYVLGPQLACAAAELPLTEADLPLFGGPPARAALDALVEQGVLRRRPAGWYWTSRGRPDADLRGTGGEPVSIVEASTGRLLGTVDAGSAPSSVHTGAVHLHRGETFVVEELDLEHLVALVHRAEPDWYTQSQDVTDLSVVSVSESLSFDGVELCFGTVDVTNQVVSYQRKRIATGEVIDEQPLDLPSQLLRTRAVWYTMTDSILELASVVDDVGGAAHAAEHAAIGLLPLVASCDRWDIGGLSTASHQDTGLATVFVYDGHPGGAGFAERGFAAADEWLTATRDAISACECAAGCPSCVHSPKCGNGNDPLDKAGAIRLLTAVVDRVRRGRAEQSSFGHQVGGQRPL, from the coding sequence GTGCTTGCCGTGTCCCTGCATCCGACTCTGACGGCCGGCCCCGAGGAGTGGCTGAACCGGGTGCGGGCCGGCCGTTCCGACGACCCGGTCACGCACGTGGAGCGGATCCCGGCCCGGCCCGGCGTCCTGGTCGACTGGCCGAGTTGGACACCGCCGGCCCTGCGTGACGCGTTCGCGGCCCGCGGGGTGACCCGTCCGTGGGCGCATCAGGTGGCGGCGGCCGAGGCGGCGCACTCCGGTCGGTCGGTCGTGGTCGCGACCGGGACGGCGTCCGGAAAGTCGTTGGCGTACCAGTTGCCGACGCTGACGGCCCTGCTGTCGGACCCGCGGGCCATCGCGCTCTACCTGTCGCCGACCAAGGCGCTGGCCGCGGACCAGCTGCGCGGGCTGCTCGATCTCGCCGACGGCGTCCGGCCCGCGCTCTACGACGGCGATACGCCCGACACCGAGCGGGACTGGGTACGGGCCCACAGCCGGCTGGTGCTGACGAATCCCGACATGCTGCACCGCGGGATCCTGCCCCGGCACGACGCCTGGGCGTCGTTCTTCCGCCGGCTGCGCTTCGTCGTGGTCGACGAGTGCCACGCCTACCGCGGGGTGTTCGGGTCGCACGTGGCCCATGTCCTGCGCCGGCTGCGCCGGATCTGCGCGCGGTACCGCTCCACCCCGGTGTTCGTCCTGGCCTCGGCGACGGTCGCGTCGCCGTCCTCGTCGGGCGCGGCGCTGATCGGGGGCCCGGTGCAGGCGGTCACCGAAGACGGCTCGCCTCGCGGTGCGACCACGTTCGCGCTGTGGGAACCGCCGGTCAGTCCGTTCGTCGGTCCGCGCGGAGCTCCGGCCCGGCGCACGGCGACGGCCGAGGCCGCCGACCTGCTCGCCGACCTGGTGTCGGTCGGCGCGCGGACGCTCGCGTTCGTCCGCTCCCGCCGCGGCGCCGAGGCCGTCGCCCTCGGCGCCAAGAGAGCGCTGGCCGAGGCCGTCCCGGAACTGGTCGATCAGGTGGACGCCTACCGAGCTGGCTATCTGGCCGACGACCGGCGCGAGCTGGAAGCGGCGCTGCGGTCCGGGACGCTGCGGGGCCTGGCGTCCACGAACGCGCTCGAGCTGGGCGTCGACGTGACCGGGCTGGACGCCGTCGTACTGACCGGCTACCCGGGGCGGCTGGCGTCGCTCTGGCAGCAGGCCGGCCGGGCCGGCCGGGGCAGCCGGGACGCGCTCGCGGTGCTGGTCGCCCGGGACGATCCGCTCGACAGCTACCTGGTGCACCACCCCTCGGCCGTCTTCGGCCGACCGGTCGAAGCGACCGTGCTCGATCCGAGCAACCCGTACGTGCTCGGGCCGCAGCTGGCCTGCGCGGCGGCGGAGCTGCCGCTGACCGAGGCCGACCTCCCGTTGTTCGGGGGTCCGCCGGCCCGGGCCGCGCTGGACGCGCTGGTCGAGCAGGGTGTGCTGCGCCGGCGGCCGGCCGGGTGGTACTGGACCTCGCGCGGCCGGCCCGACGCCGACCTGCGGGGCACCGGCGGCGAGCCGGTGTCGATCGTCGAGGCGTCGACCGGGCGGCTGCTCGGGACCGTGGACGCCGGGTCGGCGCCGTCGAGCGTGCACACCGGGGCCGTGCACCTGCACCGCGGCGAGACGTTCGTGGTGGAGGAGCTCGACCTGGAGCACCTGGTCGCGCTGGTGCACCGGGCCGAGCCGGACTGGTACACGCAGTCGCAGGACGTGACGGATCTGTCGGTGGTGTCGGTCTCCGAGTCGCTGTCGTTCGACGGTGTCGAACTGTGCTTCGGGACCGTGGACGTCACCAACCAGGTGGTCTCGTACCAGCGGAAACGCATCGCGACCGGCGAGGTGATCGACGAGCAGCCACTGGATCTGCCCTCGCAGCTACTGCGCACTCGGGCCGTCTGGTACACGATGACCGACTCGATCCTGGAGCTGGCGTCGGTCGTGGACGACGTCGGCGGGGCCGCGCACGCGGCCGAACACGCGGCGATCGGCCTGCTGCCGCTGGTGGCTTCGTGCGACCGGTGGGACATCGGTGGCCTGTCCACGGCGTCCCATCAGGACACCGGGCTGGCGACCGTGTTCGTCTACGACGGGCACCCCGGCGGGGCGGGGTTCGCGGAGCGCGGTTTCGCGGCCGCCGACGAGTGGCTGACCGCCACCCGGGACGCGATCTCGGCGTGCGAATGCGCTGCTGGGTGCCCCTCTTGCGTGCACTCCCCCAAATGCGGCAACGGAAATGATCCACTGGACAAAGCCGGGGCGATCCGATTGCTCACCGCAGTCGTCGACCGCGTGCGGCGCGGCCGGGCTGAGCAGAGTAGTTTTGGCCACCAAGTCGGGGGGCAACGCCCTCTGTGA
- a CDS encoding STAS domain-containing protein codes for MELSLTTRAVGRHTVLAVGGEIDVYTAPQLRAELIRLADAGYAHIVVDMERVDFLDSTGLGVLVGALKRARAVGGSVELACSQPKILKIFNVTGLEKVFGIHPTVEEAVAAG; via the coding sequence GTGGAGCTGTCGTTGACGACACGTGCCGTGGGGCGCCACACGGTCCTCGCGGTCGGCGGTGAGATCGACGTCTACACCGCGCCGCAGCTCCGGGCGGAGCTCATCCGCCTGGCCGATGCCGGCTACGCGCACATCGTCGTCGACATGGAGCGGGTCGACTTCCTCGACTCGACCGGCCTCGGTGTGCTGGTCGGTGCGTTGAAGCGGGCCCGGGCGGTCGGCGGCTCGGTGGAGCTGGCGTGTTCGCAGCCGAAGATCCTGAAGATCTTCAACGTCACCGGGCTGGAGAAGGTCTTCGGCATTCATCCGACCGTCGAAGAGGCGGTTGCGGCCGGTTGA
- a CDS encoding ATP-binding protein yields MRTVRLAFSPTPAHVRTARLVAVATARNAGVAESVLDEIRLAVGEACSRAVGLHVQHKRSELIEVEFTDGPRFEVVVRDSAPADQALQADLAVPSPFVAGPAFAETESEEEVAAGVGLALLTGLVDDVTVTPAVDRDGTVVHMTWAVAAR; encoded by the coding sequence ATGCGCACCGTGAGGCTCGCGTTCTCTCCGACACCCGCTCACGTCCGTACCGCCCGGTTGGTCGCGGTCGCGACGGCGCGGAATGCGGGCGTGGCCGAGAGTGTGCTGGACGAGATCCGGCTCGCTGTCGGTGAGGCGTGCTCTCGGGCGGTGGGGCTGCACGTGCAGCACAAGCGGTCCGAGTTGATCGAGGTGGAGTTCACCGACGGGCCTCGGTTCGAGGTCGTGGTGCGTGATTCGGCGCCGGCCGATCAGGCGCTGCAGGCCGATCTCGCGGTTCCGAGTCCGTTCGTGGCCGGTCCCGCGTTCGCGGAGACCGAGTCCGAGGAGGAGGTGGCCGCCGGCGTCGGCCTGGCCCTCCTGACGGGCTTGGTGGACGACGTGACGGTGACTCCCGCCGTCGACCGCGACGGCACCGTCGTCCACATGACTTGGGCCGTCGCGGCCCGCTAG